The nucleotide window ATCACTCAAGGAGCGTGTGCTGGATATTCCTCCCCAGCTCTGCATCACTCGAGACAACGTGTCAATCGAGGTCGATGCGGTGGTGTATTGGCAACTTCTTGAACATTCTCAGGCCTATTACGCCGTTGACAATCTCCAGGCGGCGATGGTGAATCTGGTGCTGACCCAGATCCGCGCTGAAATGGGCAAGCTTGACCTCGATCAGACATTCACCACACGCAGTGAAGTGAATGAATTACTCCTCAGGGAACTCGATGAGGCTACGGATCCCTGGGGTGTGAAGGTCACCCGTGTGGAAATGCGGGATATCAATCCCTCCCCTGGTGTAAAGCAGGCAATGGAGGCTCAGATGACGGCTGAACGGGAAAAACGGGCAGCGATTCTGCGTTCCGAGGGAGAGAAGGAAGCTCAGCTCAACGAAGCACGGGGCCGCGCTGAGGCGCTTGTCCTTGATGCCCGAGCGCAGAAAGAAGCGCTTTTGCTGGAGGCGGAGGCCCAGGCCAATCAGCAGAGCGTTCTTGCTGAAGCGAAATCACAAGCAGCTCTTGTTGTGGCCAAAGCACTCGCTGAGAGTCCGCAAACGGAGGAAGCGATCCGTTTGATGCTTGCCGAAAATTGGATGGCGATGGGGCAGCGCATGGCGGATTCGCCAGCGG belongs to Synechococcus sp. WH 7805 and includes:
- a CDS encoding SPFH domain-containing protein, which encodes MEALFGLPALVLLAILGTGSVKVTSGGRSRLVERLGKFDRELQPGLSIVIPVVEKVVSHESLKERVLDIPPQLCITRDNVSIEVDAVVYWQLLEHSQAYYAVDNLQAAMVNLVLTQIRAEMGKLDLDQTFTTRSEVNELLLRELDEATDPWGVKVTRVEMRDINPSPGVKQAMEAQMTAEREKRAAILRSEGEKEAQLNEARGRAEALVLDARAQKEALLLEAEAQANQQSVLAEAKSQAALVVAKALAESPQTEEAIRLMLAENWMAMGQRMADSPAGSVLMVDPQSPASLLAALKQFQQGDR